The uncultured Cohaesibacter sp. genome segment CTATCGCCACCGCTGTGTCGAAGCCTGGTCGATGACCATTCCCTGGACCGGATTTGCCTTTGCCGATCTGGTGAAAAAAGCCAAGCCTCTGTCAAAAGCCAAATATATACGGATGGAAACTTTCCATGACCCCGATGTTGCCACCGGCCAGAAACAGACCTGGTATCCTTGGCCCTATGTGGAAGGGGTATCGATGGCGGAAGCGATGAATGAGCTGGCATTTCTGGTAACTGGCGCTTACGGAAAACCGGCGGCCAAACAGTTTGGCGCCCCGCTGCGGCTTGCCCTGCCTTGGAAATATGGTTTCAAGTCGATCAAATCGATCACTCGCTTCACCTTCACTGACAAGCGTCCCATGAGCTTCTGGGAGCAGTTGGCGCCGGGAGAATATGGATTCTGGGCCAACGTGAATCCGGAAGTGCGGCATCCGCGCTGGAGTCAGGCGAATGAGCGGGTGCTGGGGACGAGTGAGACCATTCCGACCCGCATCTTTAATGGCTATGGGGAACAGGTCGCTCATCTCTATAAAGAACTGGGCAAGAGCGAAATTTTATATCGCTGATTTTTCGGGTTTGTTTCACGCCCGTTTGAAGCCATGCCAATTTGATTGGGCGGGCTCGGTCCCTGTATGCAAGAGAGCAGTATAGGGTGCGTAACTCCCCTTAAACCTATGCAAAATTCTATGAGCTCAATTTGACTAAATAATGTGCGAATTTATTTATGATCAAAAATTAGGCGGAATGCATTAAAAAGTGACCTGCAAAATGCAGGCGA includes the following:
- the msrP gene encoding protein-methionine-sulfoxide reductase catalytic subunit MsrP, encoding MIIKRTRSWSPKEHQATDEHVYLNRRRFLRGSSLLIGGASLGLAGCRFDNEAADMALSQSTSTSDAKDPTFDLYPAERNPAYTIERSVTPEEVNAAYNNFYEFGSHKQIAKAAQSLQTRPWTVKIGGLVEEEMELDIDTLIRSMALEERLYRHRCVEAWSMTIPWTGFAFADLVKKAKPLSKAKYIRMETFHDPDVATGQKQTWYPWPYVEGVSMAEAMNELAFLVTGAYGKPAAKQFGAPLRLALPWKYGFKSIKSITRFTFTDKRPMSFWEQLAPGEYGFWANVNPEVRHPRWSQANERVLGTSETIPTRIFNGYGEQVAHLYKELGKSEILYR